In the Streptomyces sp. f51 genome, one interval contains:
- a CDS encoding AAA family ATPase: MATGFPFVGREDVLGELLEARERAAAGRGGLVTLTGAAGAGKTRLAEEAAARAEGFRTVWTWCPPDAVEHALRPWSRLLRDLVVGDERCGRLVAASPCLNAVLDGSASGGLPGTDPGAARLRLAGDVSEILATVARRRPLLLVLDDVHAADASSLRLLLEAADAVRGARVLLLATARDDDSAWQDRVWARAQLSRRGSALPVGPLRDEDVAALLDAATGGTPTPSAVRALARYTGGDAFFVTELLRSGGRLDGTRSGATEVSVRVRDAVRARTAGLSPRAARLLDLASLLGTRFRLDVLAEAAAEPLDQVRALLGEAEGAGLLTEAGADEGRFRHDLLREALSGRPAPAERAGLHRTLAAVLAERAGRGRATGPAEIAHHLLLSGPEHAREAAMYCREAAEGAAALLAFEEAARWYERAVGAYGAAGADPADDPGNGDGGEAAGRGPGVAGELVEALLGLGAARFGSGDWAAARTTLLRAAALARRAGRPDLLARAALGLGTGPVGFEVDVADREQADLLGEARSALAGDPGHAGLRAAVTARLSLAAALLASEEQRVALATEAVATAREVGDPATLGPALAALCDARPGPDHCRERLDRSREIIALARAGRDLPLELLGRRLRLVALMETGSFAGADSEATAYDTAARPLRQPLYAWYVPLWRGTRALMEGRYGDCAAALDEVEALGVAAGSPNAALLAQTQRWCLLAETGDMAGLQLLRERAPLERMPGVWPRVTLALIAAQLGHQEEASRRLAGVLPSVVRAPRDSEWLPMTAQAAETVGAVGAHPAASRLYDALAPYAGLFVVEGIGAAIRGPVDRHLALLARSSGDDAAARRHRERAVRAAAEAGAMALAERIAEETPGTAGTAGTASKAGVPESAGAPGVPGTGRAAAAGAPGTGRAGADGMGAAGAAGADETGAVGAARTAGTGAAGAVGTAGTEAAGAVGTAGVGATGAVGTAEAGAAGPAAPGRRSEPPPPAPEFRREGPLWHLVYAGREARLPDSKGLRDIAVLLGRPGIPVPATDLAAPGGTAGDVGTSAGDLHAPGDLGEVIDATARAAYRRRLRELEGEAEAADASGDAVRSRRIAEERDALVRQLSAAYGIGGRVRRAGSPAERARTAVTARVRAAVRRVAAAHPQLGRHLETAVRTGTLCVYEPETPPAWRL, from the coding sequence ATGGCGACGGGCTTCCCGTTCGTGGGACGCGAGGACGTACTCGGTGAGCTCCTGGAGGCACGGGAGCGCGCCGCCGCGGGCCGGGGCGGACTCGTCACCCTGACGGGGGCGGCGGGGGCGGGCAAGACCCGCCTCGCGGAGGAGGCCGCCGCCCGCGCCGAGGGCTTTCGCACGGTCTGGACCTGGTGCCCGCCCGACGCCGTCGAGCACGCGCTCAGACCCTGGTCACGGCTGCTGCGCGACCTCGTCGTGGGCGATGAGCGCTGCGGCCGGCTGGTCGCCGCCTCGCCCTGCCTGAACGCCGTGCTGGACGGGTCGGCGAGCGGCGGGCTGCCCGGGACGGACCCGGGGGCGGCGCGGCTGCGGCTGGCGGGGGACGTCTCCGAGATCCTCGCGACGGTGGCACGGCGGCGGCCGCTGCTTCTGGTCCTCGACGACGTCCACGCGGCCGACGCCTCCTCGCTGCGGCTGCTCCTGGAGGCCGCGGACGCCGTACGCGGGGCCCGGGTCCTGCTGCTCGCCACGGCCCGCGACGACGACAGCGCCTGGCAGGACCGCGTCTGGGCCCGTGCCCAGCTGTCGCGCCGCGGGAGCGCGCTGCCGGTGGGACCGCTCCGGGACGAGGACGTGGCGGCCCTGCTCGACGCCGCCACGGGCGGCACGCCCACGCCCTCGGCCGTGCGGGCCCTGGCCCGGTACACGGGCGGTGACGCGTTCTTCGTGACGGAGCTGCTGCGGTCAGGCGGCCGTCTCGACGGGACCCGGTCCGGGGCGACGGAGGTCTCCGTCCGGGTCAGGGACGCGGTCCGTGCCCGTACCGCCGGACTGTCGCCCCGCGCCGCGCGGTTGCTGGACCTCGCCTCCCTGCTGGGAACACGGTTCCGTCTCGACGTGCTCGCGGAGGCGGCCGCCGAGCCGCTGGACCAGGTGCGCGCCCTGCTCGGGGAGGCGGAGGGGGCCGGACTGCTGACGGAGGCCGGGGCGGACGAGGGACGGTTCCGGCACGATCTCCTGCGCGAGGCCCTGTCCGGAAGGCCGGCACCCGCCGAGCGGGCCGGCCTGCACCGCACGCTCGCGGCCGTTCTGGCCGAGCGCGCCGGGCGCGGCCGTGCCACGGGCCCCGCCGAGATCGCGCACCACCTCCTGCTCTCCGGCCCGGAACACGCGCGCGAGGCCGCCATGTACTGCCGGGAGGCCGCCGAGGGCGCCGCCGCGCTCCTCGCGTTCGAGGAGGCGGCCCGCTGGTACGAGAGAGCCGTGGGGGCGTACGGGGCCGCCGGTGCCGACCCGGCGGACGATCCGGGAAACGGTGATGGGGGCGAGGCGGCCGGCCGGGGGCCCGGTGTCGCCGGGGAACTCGTCGAGGCGCTGCTCGGGCTCGGGGCCGCGCGGTTCGGGTCCGGGGACTGGGCGGCGGCCCGTACGACGCTGCTGCGCGCCGCCGCGCTCGCCCGCCGGGCGGGCCGGCCCGATCTGCTGGCGCGGGCCGCGCTGGGCCTCGGCACGGGTCCCGTCGGCTTCGAGGTCGACGTGGCCGACCGCGAGCAGGCCGACCTGCTCGGCGAGGCACGGTCCGCTCTCGCGGGCGATCCCGGGCACGCCGGGCTGCGCGCTGCCGTCACCGCGAGGCTGTCCCTCGCGGCGGCGCTCCTCGCATCCGAGGAACAGCGCGTCGCCCTCGCCACCGAGGCGGTGGCCACGGCACGCGAGGTCGGTGACCCGGCGACCCTCGGTCCGGCACTCGCGGCCCTGTGCGACGCCCGGCCAGGTCCCGACCACTGCCGGGAACGCCTCGACCGGTCCCGGGAGATCATCGCCCTGGCGCGCGCCGGGCGCGACCTCCCGCTCGAACTCCTCGGCCGACGGCTGCGGTTGGTCGCGCTGATGGAGACGGGCTCGTTCGCCGGGGCAGACTCCGAGGCGACGGCGTACGACACCGCGGCGCGGCCGCTGCGACAGCCGCTGTACGCGTGGTACGTGCCCCTGTGGCGCGGCACCCGGGCACTGATGGAGGGTCGCTACGGCGACTGTGCCGCCGCTCTCGACGAGGTGGAGGCACTGGGCGTCGCCGCGGGCAGCCCCAACGCCGCCCTGCTCGCCCAGACACAACGCTGGTGCCTGCTCGCGGAGACCGGCGACATGGCCGGCCTCCAACTGCTGCGCGAACGGGCGCCGTTGGAGCGGATGCCGGGGGTGTGGCCGCGCGTCACCCTGGCGCTCATCGCGGCGCAGCTGGGACATCAGGAGGAGGCGTCCCGCCGCCTGGCCGGGGTGCTGCCCTCGGTCGTCCGGGCTCCGCGGGACAGCGAGTGGCTGCCGATGACGGCGCAGGCCGCGGAGACCGTCGGCGCGGTGGGCGCCCATCCCGCCGCGTCCCGGCTCTACGACGCCCTGGCTCCGTACGCGGGCCTGTTCGTGGTGGAGGGCATCGGCGCGGCGATCCGGGGCCCGGTCGACCGCCATCTGGCGCTGCTGGCACGGTCGTCGGGCGACGACGCTGCGGCTCGCCGACACCGCGAGCGCGCGGTACGGGCCGCCGCGGAAGCCGGAGCGATGGCCCTCGCGGAGCGGATCGCGGAGGAGACGCCGGGGACGGCGGGGACGGCGGGGACCGCCTCGAAGGCCGGGGTGCCGGAATCGGCAGGGGCGCCAGGGGTGCCGGGGACGGGAAGGGCAGCGGCAGCGGGGGCGCCGGGGACGGGAAGAGCAGGGGCTGACGGGATGGGAGCGGCCGGGGCAGCCGGGGCTGACGAGACAGGAGCGGTCGGAGCAGCGCGGACCGCCGGGACGGGAGCGGCCGGGGCCGTGGGGACCGCCGGGACGGAAGCAGCCGGGGCCGTGGGGACCGCCGGGGTGGGAGCGACCGGGGCCGTGGGGACCGCCGAGGCGGGAGCGGCGGGGCCCGCCGCACCCGGGCGCCGGTCTGAACCTCCCCCGCCCGCACCGGAGTTCCGCCGCGAGGGGCCGTTGTGGCATCTGGTGTACGCGGGCCGGGAGGCCCGCCTCCCCGACAGCAAGGGCCTGCGCGACATCGCGGTGCTCCTCGGCCGCCCGGGCATCCCGGTCCCCGCGACCGACCTGGCCGCACCCGGCGGTACCGCCGGGGACGTCGGTACGAGCGCGGGCGACCTGCACGCTCCCGGCGATCTGGGCGAGGTCATCGACGCCACCGCGCGTGCCGCGTACCGGCGGCGGCTGCGGGAGCTGGAGGGAGAGGCCGAGGCCGCCGACGCGAGCGGCGACGCGGTGCGGTCGCGCCGGATCGCGGAGGAGCGGGACGCGCTCGTCCGTCAGCTGTCCGCCGCCTACGGCATCGGCGGCCGCGTCCGCCGCGCCGGTTCCCCCGCGGAACGCGCCCGTACTGCCGTGACCGCCCGCGTCCGCGCCGCCGTCCGCCGTGTCGCGGCGGCGCACCCGCAGCTGGGACGCCACCTGGAGACCGCCGTACGCACGGGCACCCTCTGCGTCTACGAACCGGAGACCCCGCCCGCCTGGCGCCTGTGA
- a CDS encoding epoxide hydrolase, with amino-acid sequence MSDVPPRPTPFIARTDPAALDDLRSRLRATRWPDAPEDAGWSLGTDVGYLRELVAHWADGFDWPQREAELARLPRFRVRLNGLGIHYVHARAVAPTGPVLPLVLSHGWPDSFWRYTKVIPLLTDPGAHGGDPADAFDVIVPDMPGYGHSDRPAGPPLDSIAVAGLWAGLMDVLGYERFGAAGGDIGSHVSRYLALDHPDRVVAVHRMDGGLPVFGGDPADLTPEERAWMRGAAAWGATEGAYAAMHRTKPQTAAVGLNDSPAALAAWIVEKLRAWSDCDGDVERAFTKDEILTNVTLYWLTGTIGSSMRMYRANGAIPPAQLARRVEVPSGFSLFPGDLVRPPRAWLERTTNLAYVSEPPRGGHFAPFEEPGLYAEELRAFFRPYRSAGAD; translated from the coding sequence ACCTCCGCTCACGGCTGCGCGCCACACGCTGGCCGGACGCCCCCGAGGACGCCGGGTGGTCGCTGGGGACCGACGTCGGGTATCTGCGCGAGCTCGTCGCCCACTGGGCCGACGGGTTCGACTGGCCGCAGCGGGAGGCGGAGCTGGCCCGGCTCCCCCGCTTCCGCGTCCGGCTCAACGGTCTGGGCATCCACTACGTGCACGCACGGGCCGTCGCGCCGACCGGCCCGGTCCTGCCGCTGGTGCTCAGCCACGGCTGGCCGGACTCGTTCTGGCGCTACACGAAGGTGATCCCGCTGCTCACCGATCCGGGCGCGCACGGCGGCGATCCGGCCGACGCCTTCGACGTGATCGTGCCCGACATGCCCGGCTACGGACACTCCGACCGCCCCGCGGGACCTCCGCTCGACTCGATCGCCGTCGCCGGCCTCTGGGCCGGGCTCATGGACGTGCTCGGGTACGAGCGGTTCGGCGCGGCCGGCGGTGACATCGGCAGCCACGTCAGCCGCTATCTCGCGCTGGACCACCCCGACCGCGTCGTGGCCGTCCACCGCATGGACGGGGGCCTGCCCGTCTTCGGCGGGGACCCGGCCGACCTCACGCCCGAGGAACGCGCGTGGATGCGGGGCGCGGCGGCCTGGGGCGCCACCGAGGGCGCGTACGCCGCGATGCACCGCACCAAGCCGCAGACGGCCGCCGTGGGCCTCAACGACTCACCGGCCGCGCTCGCCGCCTGGATCGTGGAGAAGCTCCGGGCCTGGAGCGACTGCGACGGAGACGTCGAACGGGCCTTCACGAAGGACGAGATCCTCACGAACGTGACGCTCTACTGGCTCACGGGGACGATCGGCTCGTCGATGCGCATGTACCGGGCGAACGGAGCGATCCCGCCGGCGCAGCTGGCCCGCCGGGTCGAGGTGCCCTCCGGATTCTCGCTGTTCCCGGGCGACCTGGTGCGTCCGCCGAGGGCGTGGCTCGAACGCACGACGAACCTCGCGTACGTCTCCGAGCCTCCCCGCGGCGGGCACTTCGCCCCGTTCGAGGAGCCCGGGCTCTACGCGGAGGAACTGCGCGCGTTCTTCCGCCCGTACCGGTCGGCCGGGGCGGACTGA